A genomic stretch from Thermovibrio guaymasensis includes:
- a CDS encoding AbrB/MazE/SpoVT family DNA-binding domain-containing protein — protein MLIKVQKWGNSLAVRIPSAFAKELGLAPNSKV, from the coding sequence ATGCTAATTAAGGTTCAAAAGTGGGGAAACAGCTTAGCCGTCAGAATTCCTTCTGCTTTTGCTAAAGAGCTAGGACTCGCTCCAAACTCGAAGGTT
- a CDS encoding endonuclease/exonuclease/phosphatase family protein, translating to MYPLSFLYKWFIALCLVFSFFLNAEVLYSQELTNLSLVRVLNDNIFVFLPQSISQNFDVEWYGKFITIDGRNLVHGKGRLVFIRKDDGYRSVPYNVRAEEGYIVNDLVLKPNQFYRCLDENCVLKSLKIVFSYVQEEKTIEEVATFNGEVGIYEDVLVPKLGKLESRNFIYEGEFNKGEITGFGKFCFKSKGVFSCDNALIVQEGFWEKGRFLEGYLKTAYSDGAVYEGWSINGIPDGWGRVLWSDGSRYVGEFLEGKKHGRGFYFFSDGSWYRGEYKNDLKDGEGELYIKPLAVHYVGQFKAGKIHGWGELYIGNEFVYIGSFENNLPHGSGYLIDKSGNTYEVIVNNGNILFVNSTSQKLSLYQLFSSEAWAFGIPSLSDAVNFFSKKVQEVADWVEKNKTHIINATKGCIAGGIGGAISGAAGGAVAGAVVGNVVAGAAVGAAWGVLSGCLDQATKAFEKSLSGEDYTLEEAFQSFEDEAFSAENFVMGAVGGAGRALKTLNSASKAGKILKKGSKILQVGEKIAEVRIIEKAGKPLMHPSVRQAISKLSQQEERAVKKVYSFLCKRKFIKRFCREGEPFPKNLTLFSWNLGNFSPKGRKEKDKRLIYDFLENRNEDIILLQEVIKARDKSWNGFWKKLARKTKRELKVSKPRDRGETFVFLAKKSKFSSVQLIDKEVLSTLPLISLGRKPAVVCLQIKSLASKRKKKKLKKRNNYQGHCDIAVINVHVDFTMKMFGKKIKPIKVFGKKILKKEESENKIRLTKTFFSLLSILQNLKRKFSPKVIIIGGDFNLDPDILNIPIMKLYRPVIQDITTIGGKRYDNFLVPYWVGSSGEVIYSLVCQCPTDKVHSFGQVCKEINSYQEVEQMGTFRECYKKHISDHFPITAKLQWIF from the coding sequence GTGTATCCCTTGAGTTTTCTCTATAAGTGGTTTATTGCTTTATGTCTCGTTTTTTCATTTTTCCTGAATGCAGAGGTTTTGTATTCTCAAGAGTTGACAAATTTAAGTTTAGTCAGAGTTCTTAATGATAACATTTTTGTCTTTCTTCCGCAGAGTATATCTCAAAACTTTGATGTTGAATGGTATGGAAAATTTATAACAATAGATGGAAGAAACCTAGTTCACGGCAAGGGCAGGCTTGTTTTTATAAGAAAAGATGATGGTTACAGAAGCGTCCCTTACAATGTAAGAGCAGAAGAAGGTTATATTGTTAACGATTTAGTTCTAAAGCCTAATCAGTTTTACAGATGTTTAGATGAGAACTGTGTCTTAAAAAGTTTGAAGATAGTTTTTAGTTATGTTCAAGAGGAAAAAACCATAGAAGAAGTTGCTACTTTTAATGGTGAGGTAGGTATATATGAGGATGTTCTAGTTCCCAAATTGGGAAAACTTGAATCAAGAAATTTTATCTACGAGGGAGAATTTAATAAAGGAGAGATTACCGGTTTTGGTAAATTTTGCTTTAAAAGTAAAGGTGTGTTCAGTTGCGATAATGCTTTGATTGTCCAAGAGGGTTTTTGGGAAAAAGGTAGATTTTTAGAAGGATATTTAAAAACTGCTTATTCGGATGGTGCTGTTTACGAAGGATGGAGCATTAACGGAATTCCAGATGGCTGGGGTAGGGTTTTATGGAGCGATGGAAGTAGATATGTTGGAGAATTCTTAGAAGGAAAAAAACACGGAAGAGGTTTTTACTTTTTCTCCGATGGTAGTTGGTATAGAGGAGAATATAAAAATGACCTAAAGGATGGGGAAGGTGAACTTTATATCAAGCCTTTAGCTGTTCATTATGTAGGACAATTTAAAGCTGGAAAGATTCACGGATGGGGCGAATTATACATCGGTAATGAATTTGTTTATATAGGTTCTTTTGAAAATAACTTACCTCATGGTAGCGGTTACTTGATTGACAAATCAGGTAACACTTACGAAGTCATTGTTAATAATGGAAATATCTTATTTGTTAACTCTACATCCCAAAAACTTTCGCTTTATCAGCTTTTCTCTTCTGAAGCATGGGCTTTTGGTATTCCTTCTTTGTCAGATGCTGTTAACTTCTTTTCAAAAAAAGTTCAAGAAGTCGCTGATTGGGTAGAGAAAAATAAAACTCACATAATTAATGCTACCAAAGGATGTATTGCTGGAGGGATTGGAGGAGCTATTTCTGGGGCTGCTGGAGGAGCTGTTGCTGGAGCTGTGGTAGGAAATGTCGTTGCAGGAGCAGCTGTAGGAGCTGCATGGGGAGTACTAAGCGGATGTTTAGATCAGGCTACTAAAGCTTTTGAAAAGAGTCTTTCGGGTGAAGATTACACACTTGAAGAAGCTTTTCAGTCCTTTGAGGATGAAGCCTTTAGTGCAGAGAATTTTGTTATGGGAGCAGTGGGAGGAGCTGGACGTGCTTTGAAGACTTTAAATTCTGCATCAAAGGCAGGGAAGATCCTAAAAAAGGGGAGCAAAATCTTACAAGTTGGGGAAAAAATTGCTGAAGTTCGCATTATAGAAAAAGCTGGCAAACCATTAATGCATCCAAGTGTAAGGCAGGCTATTTCTAAATTGTCGCAGCAAGAAGAAAGGGCTGTTAAAAAGGTTTATAGCTTCTTGTGCAAAAGGAAATTTATAAAAAGGTTTTGTAGAGAAGGAGAACCTTTTCCCAAAAATTTAACTTTATTTAGTTGGAATCTAGGAAATTTTAGTCCAAAAGGAAGAAAAGAAAAGGATAAGAGATTAATTTATGATTTTCTGGAAAATAGAAATGAGGATATTATTTTGCTTCAAGAGGTTATAAAAGCTAGAGATAAAAGCTGGAATGGTTTCTGGAAAAAACTTGCAAGAAAAACGAAAAGAGAATTAAAAGTGTCTAAACCAAGAGATAGAGGAGAAACTTTTGTTTTTCTAGCGAAGAAAAGTAAGTTTTCCTCTGTACAATTAATTGATAAAGAAGTGTTATCTACTTTACCATTAATAAGTCTTGGAAGGAAACCTGCTGTTGTATGTTTACAAATAAAATCTTTGGCGTCAAAAAGGAAAAAGAAAAAACTTAAGAAAAGGAATAACTATCAAGGACACTGCGATATAGCAGTTATTAACGTTCATGTTGATTTTACAATGAAAATGTTTGGAAAAAAGATAAAACCTATAAAAGTATTTGGAAAGAAAATTTTAAAAAAAGAAGAGTCGGAAAATAAGATCAGACTAACCAAAACGTTCTTTTCTTTATTATCAATTCTTCAAAATTTGAAAAGAAAGTTTTCTCCTAAAGTCATAATTATCGGAGGTGATTTTAACTTAGATCCTGATATCCTAAATATCCCAATAATGAAACTGTATCGGCCAGTAATCCAAGATATTACTACAATTGGTGGTAAGCGGTATGATAACTTTCTTGTTCCTTATTGGGTTGGATCCTCAGGAGAAGTTATATACAGTTTAGTTTGCCAATGTCCCACAGATAAAGTTCATTCCTTCGGACAAGTCTGTAAAGAAATAAATTCATACCAAGAAGTAGAGCAAATGGGGACATTTAGGGAATGTTATAAAAAACATATTAGTGATCATTTTCCTATAACTGCTAAATTACAGTGGATCTTTTGA
- a CDS encoding OmpA family protein, whose amino-acid sequence MRKVIIWAGGIALLLVAFTLVSRFVGEKERNYVQTQKPRENHKFSISQPTKQGSKLTSKSIAEFVQPRPSREEKQPMQKNEENEGNNLQLRINKLQSQMEKVGFSFVDTSETAKIFKSIKDHSGKIIFENGELTVYLFAPADKAISKDKLEKIVFDIRRKIKSGNVIVLSEDGLFKVVTVYSPDLSKSLTPDQIVKLFRPENLVAFSSSRKIRFYFDKTEVITEDKPNINKLLSDLEFAVRKSGAKVSKIIVEGHTDSLGSEEYNLALSLRRAQILNDELRKRFKDVLIVNIGKGEKFPIDTNDTPEGRKNNRRIGVSLEFSL is encoded by the coding sequence ATGAGAAAAGTTATCATTTGGGCAGGGGGTATTGCTCTGCTTCTTGTTGCATTCACGTTAGTTAGCAGATTTGTGGGAGAGAAAGAAAGAAATTATGTGCAGACTCAGAAGCCGAGAGAGAACCACAAATTCTCAATTTCCCAGCCTACAAAGCAGGGAAGTAAGTTAACCTCAAAATCAATTGCTGAATTTGTGCAGCCAAGGCCATCAAGAGAAGAAAAACAACCTATGCAGAAAAATGAAGAAAACGAAGGAAACAATTTGCAGTTACGTATAAACAAGTTGCAGAGTCAAATGGAAAAAGTGGGTTTCTCTTTCGTGGATACTTCAGAGACCGCAAAGATTTTTAAGTCTATAAAAGACCATAGTGGAAAAATAATCTTTGAAAATGGAGAATTAACGGTTTATCTTTTTGCTCCTGCTGATAAAGCAATTTCAAAAGATAAGCTTGAGAAGATAGTTTTTGATATTAGAAGAAAAATCAAAAGTGGTAATGTTATAGTCCTTTCTGAGGATGGTTTGTTCAAGGTTGTCACAGTTTATAGTCCTGACCTTTCTAAATCTCTAACACCTGACCAAATTGTTAAATTATTCCGTCCTGAAAATTTAGTAGCTTTTTCTTCCTCAAGGAAGATAAGGTTTTATTTTGACAAAACAGAAGTTATAACGGAGGATAAACCTAATATTAATAAGTTACTTTCAGACTTGGAATTTGCGGTTAGAAAAAGTGGTGCAAAGGTGAGTAAGATCATAGTTGAAGGACATACTGACAGTTTAGGTTCTGAGGAATACAATTTAGCTTTATCTCTTAGAAGGGCTCAGATTTTAAATGATGAATTAAGAAAAAGATTTAAGGATGTTCTTATAGTGAATATAGGGAAGGGTGAAAAGTTTCCAATAGATACCAATGATACTCCGGAAGGAAGGAAGAATAACCGGAGGATTGGTGTATCCCTTGAGTTTTCTCTATAA